Proteins found in one Allorhizobium pseudoryzae genomic segment:
- a CDS encoding ParA family protein, with protein sequence MPVITFANTKGGAGKTTAVLLLATELSRLGHRVTVLDADPQFWMSRWYDLSQPLPRLTVIPYVTQASIDRHLQEMASATDYFLIDLPGARSPLLAKAIGLSDHVLIPIQGCAMDAQGGAHVLELLQYLDAKLGLKVPHSVVLTRVNSMVTTRALLAVKGLLAQRNVDVLNTPIIERAAFRDVFDCGGTLYTMSADRVSNLDKARENARLYAEEIIRRVPAVAAAKPRMAQSAA encoded by the coding sequence ATGCCCGTCATTACCTTCGCCAATACCAAGGGAGGCGCCGGCAAGACCACCGCCGTGCTTCTGCTTGCGACCGAGCTTTCGCGTTTGGGCCACCGGGTGACCGTGCTGGATGCCGATCCGCAGTTCTGGATGTCCCGCTGGTACGACCTGTCCCAACCACTGCCGCGACTGACCGTCATCCCCTATGTCACGCAAGCCTCCATCGACCGGCATCTGCAGGAGATGGCGTCCGCGACCGACTATTTCCTGATCGACCTTCCGGGCGCCCGCAGCCCACTTCTTGCGAAGGCCATCGGTCTGTCCGATCATGTGCTGATCCCGATCCAGGGCTGCGCCATGGATGCCCAGGGTGGCGCGCATGTGCTGGAGCTTCTGCAGTATCTCGATGCCAAGCTTGGTCTGAAAGTGCCGCACTCGGTGGTTCTCACCCGTGTGAACTCGATGGTCACGACGCGCGCTCTTCTCGCCGTGAAGGGTTTGCTGGCGCAGCGCAATGTCGATGTCCTGAACACGCCGATCATCGAGCGGGCCGCCTTCCGTGATGTCTTCGATTGCGGTGGAACACTCTACACGATGAGCGCGGATCGGGTCAGCAATCTCGACAAGGCGCGTGAGAATGCAAGGCTCTATGCGGAAGAGATCATCCGCCGGGTGCCGGCTGTCGCCGCTGCAAAACCGCGCATGGCCCAGTCCGCCGCCTGA
- a CDS encoding protein-glutamate methylesterase/protein-glutamine glutaminase encodes MEKRKIRVLIVDDSASIRQTLTQILSEDPEIEVIGVASDPFAAAKKIREEIPDVITLDVEMPQMDGITFLRKLMSQHPIPVVMCSSLTEAGSETLLQALDAGAIDIILKPKIGAADHLAESAERVRNAVKGAARASMGKLRRFRPKSELVQAKLTADAILPPPKAGAMAKTTEMVVCVGASTGGTEALRELLEALPANAPGIVIVQHMPESFTAAFAKRLNGLCEVEIKEAANGDPVLRGHVLIAPGDKHLLLERRGARYEVSVRPGPLVSRHRPSVDVLFRSAARCAGSNAMGVIMTGMGDDGARGMEEMHQAGAFTVAQDEATSVVFGMPKEAIARGGVDRIVPLHQIAQEIMAADRRH; translated from the coding sequence ATGGAAAAACGCAAGATCCGGGTCCTGATCGTCGACGATTCCGCAAGCATCCGCCAGACGCTGACACAAATCCTGTCCGAGGATCCCGAGATCGAGGTCATCGGGGTTGCATCCGATCCGTTCGCGGCGGCAAAGAAGATCCGGGAGGAAATTCCGGACGTCATCACGCTCGATGTCGAGATGCCGCAGATGGATGGCATCACCTTCCTGCGCAAGCTGATGTCGCAGCATCCCATTCCGGTCGTCATGTGTTCGTCGCTGACGGAAGCGGGATCCGAAACCCTGCTCCAGGCGCTGGATGCCGGTGCCATCGACATCATTCTGAAGCCGAAGATCGGCGCTGCCGACCATCTGGCGGAAAGTGCGGAACGGGTGCGCAATGCCGTGAAGGGCGCTGCCCGAGCCAGCATGGGCAAGCTGCGCCGTTTCCGGCCGAAGTCCGAACTCGTCCAGGCCAAACTGACCGCCGATGCCATTCTGCCGCCGCCGAAAGCCGGCGCCATGGCCAAGACGACCGAGATGGTTGTCTGTGTCGGCGCCTCGACGGGCGGCACGGAGGCTCTGAGAGAACTTCTCGAGGCGCTTCCCGCCAACGCGCCCGGCATCGTCATCGTGCAACATATGCCGGAATCCTTTACCGCCGCCTTTGCCAAGCGTCTGAACGGGCTGTGCGAAGTGGAGATCAAGGAAGCGGCCAACGGCGATCCCGTGCTGCGCGGCCATGTGCTGATCGCGCCCGGCGACAAGCACCTTCTCCTGGAGCGGCGCGGTGCCCGCTATGAGGTCAGCGTCCGTCCGGGTCCCCTTGTCTCGCGCCACCGCCCCTCGGTGGACGTTCTCTTCCGCTCCGCAGCGCGCTGCGCCGGATCGAATGCCATGGGCGTGATCATGACCGGCATGGGCGATGACGGCGCCCGCGGCATGGAGGAGATGCACCAGGCCGGCGCCTTCACCGTTGCCCAGGACGAGGCGACGTCGGTGGTGTTCGGCATGCCAAAGGAAGCGATTGCCAGAGGTGGGGTCGATCGCATCGTGCCGCTGCATCAGATCGCTCAGGAAATCATGGCGGCCGATCGCCGGCATTGA
- a CDS encoding CheR family methyltransferase has translation MATHTAVAQQPLDDRLSKRNFDRLSAYIYKYSGIKMPITKMTMLEGRLRKRLRATGIEGFNAYCDYLFEHNGLETESIYLIDAVTTNKTDFFREPKHFEYLVEKAIPDLIAQGHRQVRVWSSACSTGAEPFTLAMVLHDCLESKQDISFKVIATDLSTEVLQTARRAIYSRDMMEPVPPAMRRKYVMEAIDSRRTEVRMSPLLRRHVGFGRLNLMDDNYPVNEQQHVVFCRNVLIYFDKPTQLHVLSRLCDCLVPGGYLFIGHSETASSLNLPIRQVANTVFKRV, from the coding sequence GTGGCAACACACACTGCAGTGGCGCAACAGCCCCTCGATGACCGTCTGAGCAAGCGGAATTTCGATCGTCTCAGCGCCTACATCTACAAATACAGTGGCATCAAGATGCCGATTACCAAAATGACGATGCTGGAGGGGCGGCTGCGCAAGCGGCTGCGCGCGACCGGCATCGAGGGGTTTAACGCCTATTGCGACTACCTGTTCGAGCACAATGGTCTGGAGACGGAATCCATCTACCTGATCGATGCCGTCACCACCAACAAGACGGATTTCTTCCGCGAGCCGAAGCATTTCGAATATCTGGTGGAAAAAGCCATCCCGGATCTGATTGCGCAGGGCCATCGGCAGGTGCGGGTCTGGAGTTCCGCCTGCTCCACCGGTGCCGAACCGTTCACGCTGGCCATGGTCCTGCATGACTGCCTGGAATCGAAGCAGGACATCTCCTTCAAGGTGATTGCCACCGACCTCTCGACGGAGGTTCTGCAGACGGCAAGGCGCGCCATCTATTCGCGTGACATGATGGAACCGGTGCCGCCTGCCATGCGACGCAAATACGTCATGGAGGCGATCGATTCGCGCCGCACCGAAGTCCGGATGTCCCCGCTGCTGCGGCGCCATGTCGGGTTCGGCCGGCTGAACCTGATGGATGACAACTATCCGGTCAATGAACAGCAGCATGTGGTGTTTTGTCGGAATGTGCTCATCTACTTCGACAAACCCACTCAGTTGCATGTTCTCTCGCGTCTTTGCGATTGCTTAGTGCCTGGCGGCTATCTTTTCATCGGCCACTCGGAAACGGCATCCAGTCTCAACCTGCCCATCCGGCAGGTGGCCAATACGGTGTTCAAACGGGTGTAG
- a CDS encoding chemotaxis protein CheW, producing MSTASEAQFVTFSLGEEIFAVPVDVVREILDHEEPFKIPHGPDYLLGLRDVRGQGVPVIDLRLRLGMSRTEKTPHTRILVLDVPVEGRVLALGLVADRVYEVVPFQSGQIENAPDIGIRWRSDYIAGVVRRNGGFVVIIDLARLFSDSGAALAGFGKTQNVA from the coding sequence ATGTCGACAGCCTCAGAAGCGCAGTTCGTGACGTTCAGCCTCGGCGAGGAGATCTTTGCCGTGCCGGTCGACGTGGTCCGGGAGATCCTCGACCATGAGGAGCCGTTCAAGATCCCGCATGGGCCGGATTATCTTCTAGGTCTTCGGGATGTGCGCGGCCAGGGCGTGCCGGTCATCGATCTGCGCCTGAGGCTCGGCATGAGCCGCACCGAAAAGACGCCGCACACCCGCATCCTGGTGCTGGACGTGCCGGTCGAGGGGCGGGTTCTGGCCCTCGGCCTGGTGGCGGACCGCGTCTATGAGGTGGTGCCGTTCCAGAGCGGCCAGATCGAGAACGCGCCGGATATCGGCATCCGCTGGCGCTCCGACTATATTGCCGGGGTCGTGCGCCGCAATGGCGGTTTCGTCGTCATCATCGACCTCGCCCGGCTCTTCTCCGATTCCGGTGCAGCGCTCGCCGGCTTCGGAAAGACACAGAACGTCGCATGA
- a CDS encoding methyl-accepting chemotaxis protein: MRFTVRFKLILSFGLLVLLIAGLGAFSLLQMGHVNGKANEVASDWMPSVDISNQMNTATSDFRNAELQHVIAQDEAGMKQWAAEQAELAKAISKLQTQYQTLIASAEERGLYETFQRSWGEYMALHEKAFQFAAQNETDRAMAIYNGDALKVFGEASNTLLDLVSYNRRSGTAAANEGSAIYQTAVLLVIGGIALCAIFAVAVAIWMSLSIGRGLNRATDLVQAVAIGDLGYEVDHTTNDEIKDLINAMKGMTANLRQTAAAADRISLGDVSVAVKPLSDKDTLGISMSQMVEYLQRTAHLATTISEGDLTVTARRQSDADSLGIALENMVERLRSVVGDAVAASNNVSSGSQELSASSEQLSQGATEQASAAEQASASMEEMAANIKQNAENAAQTEKIARQSSRDAESSGQAVNKAVGAMRTIAEKISIVQEIARQTDLLALNAAVEAARAGEHGKGFAVVASEVRKLAERSQAAAAEISALSGDTVQVATEAGEMLNRLVPDIQKTAELVSEISAACREQDVGASQINEAIQQLDRVTQQNASASEEMSGTSEELAAQAEELQASIAFFRVERTPSSRRGVNPPVKAASQKATAGLQRRPDTSVSAQQARAKGFALDLSMGGPDDDDINFRESA; this comes from the coding sequence ATGCGTTTCACCGTCAGATTTAAATTGATTTTGTCCTTCGGACTTCTCGTCCTTCTGATCGCCGGCCTCGGCGCGTTCAGTCTGCTGCAGATGGGACATGTCAACGGAAAGGCAAACGAAGTCGCATCCGACTGGATGCCATCGGTCGATATTTCCAACCAGATGAACACGGCCACGTCAGACTTCCGAAACGCGGAACTGCAGCATGTCATTGCCCAGGACGAAGCCGGAATGAAGCAGTGGGCGGCCGAGCAGGCCGAGCTGGCGAAGGCGATTTCGAAGCTTCAGACACAATATCAGACCCTCATCGCTTCGGCGGAAGAACGGGGCCTCTACGAAACGTTTCAGCGCTCCTGGGGCGAGTATATGGCTCTTCATGAGAAGGCTTTCCAGTTTGCAGCGCAAAACGAGACGGATCGGGCCATGGCGATCTACAATGGCGATGCGCTGAAAGTCTTTGGGGAAGCGTCCAACACCTTGCTCGACCTCGTGAGTTACAACAGAAGAAGCGGTACGGCTGCCGCTAACGAAGGCTCGGCTATCTATCAAACGGCCGTACTTCTGGTCATTGGCGGTATAGCGCTGTGTGCCATCTTCGCCGTGGCCGTCGCGATCTGGATGTCGCTGTCCATTGGCCGGGGTTTGAACCGAGCCACGGATCTCGTTCAGGCTGTCGCCATCGGCGATCTTGGCTACGAGGTCGATCACACTACGAATGACGAGATCAAGGACCTCATCAATGCGATGAAGGGCATGACCGCAAACCTGCGCCAGACCGCCGCCGCCGCTGACCGCATTTCGCTGGGCGATGTCAGTGTGGCCGTGAAGCCGCTGTCGGATAAGGATACGCTCGGCATTTCGATGTCGCAGATGGTCGAATACCTGCAGCGGACCGCGCATCTTGCCACGACCATTTCCGAAGGTGATCTCACCGTTACCGCACGCCGGCAATCCGATGCCGATTCGCTCGGCATCGCTCTCGAAAACATGGTGGAACGTCTGCGAAGCGTCGTTGGTGATGCGGTGGCGGCTTCGAACAACGTGTCCTCCGGCAGTCAGGAACTCTCGGCAAGCTCCGAGCAGCTCTCCCAGGGTGCCACCGAACAGGCCTCCGCCGCCGAACAGGCGTCTGCCTCGATGGAAGAGATGGCCGCCAACATCAAGCAGAACGCCGAAAACGCCGCCCAGACGGAAAAGATCGCCCGCCAGTCTTCGCGCGACGCGGAAAGCTCGGGCCAGGCCGTGAACAAGGCCGTCGGTGCAATGCGCACGATCGCCGAAAAGATCTCGATCGTCCAGGAAATCGCCCGCCAGACCGATCTGCTGGCCCTCAACGCCGCCGTCGAAGCGGCTCGTGCCGGCGAACATGGCAAGGGCTTTGCGGTCGTCGCCTCCGAAGTCCGCAAGCTGGCCGAGCGCAGCCAGGCCGCTGCCGCGGAAATCTCGGCGCTCTCCGGCGATACGGTTCAGGTCGCAACCGAAGCTGGCGAGATGTTGAACCGGTTGGTGCCGGACATCCAGAAGACGGCGGAACTCGTGTCGGAAATCTCGGCCGCCTGCCGCGAACAGGATGTTGGCGCGAGCCAGATCAACGAGGCGATCCAGCAGCTCGACCGCGTGACGCAGCAGAATGCCTCGGCGTCGGAAGAAATGTCCGGCACCTCGGAAGAGCTTGCTGCCCAGGCGGAAGAACTGCAGGCCTCCATCGCCTTCTTCCGGGTCGAGCGGACACCCTCGTCGCGCCGTGGCGTGAATCCGCCTGTCAAGGCAGCCTCCCAGAAGGCCACGGCTGGTCTTCAGCGCCGCCCGGATACCTCCGTCTCCGCCCAGCAGGCGCGTGCAAAAGGTTTTGCCCTCGATCTGTCGATGGGCGGACCGGATGACGATGACATCAACTTTCGGGAAAGTGCCTAA
- a CDS encoding methyl-accepting chemotaxis protein, with protein MRATIKFKLAVAFGFVIAMLIAIATLGVLSLGNLNDTLENVVEGPATRLNLAQSMNNAQLQQLRQQKNMLLATDMKAVNDYAATAAAYRKEFDDAYQAVLLLATEQGKVVWNKLNSFMVEYRKQDDQIKSLILAGDRDAALKISTTENRATVNEIDKLLTEIVELEASRLKDAKLAAGEDYRQTRLIVLSVAGGALLIAVIAAIWIAMSINRGLRTAVVAVQNIAEGDLTSTATITTRDEIGELLGYVNAMIERLRGVVGDALSASDNVSSGSQELSASSEQLSQGATEQASAAEQASASMEEMAANIKQNAENAAQTEKIARQSSRDAESSGQAVNKAVGAMRTIAEKISIVQEIARQTDLLALNAAVEAARAGEHGKGFAVVASEVRKLAERSQAAAAEISALSGDTVQVATEAGEMLNRLVPDIQKTAELVSEISAACREQDVGASQINEAIQQLDRVTQQNASASEEMSATSEELAAQAEELQASIAFFRVERTKASRTPTNVRPAPMATKKASAAKPAAGPRASGNSVAAQQARVQGFALDLSMGGPDEDDAAFRQSA; from the coding sequence ATGCGCGCAACCATTAAATTTAAACTGGCGGTGGCCTTTGGCTTCGTCATCGCCATGCTGATCGCCATCGCGACGCTCGGCGTCCTGAGCCTCGGCAATCTCAACGATACGTTGGAGAATGTCGTGGAAGGTCCGGCCACGCGCCTCAATTTGGCGCAGTCCATGAACAATGCGCAGCTGCAGCAGCTGCGGCAGCAGAAGAACATGCTGCTGGCCACCGACATGAAGGCCGTCAATGATTACGCGGCGACCGCGGCTGCCTATCGCAAGGAATTCGACGATGCCTACCAGGCCGTCCTCCTGCTCGCGACCGAGCAGGGCAAGGTTGTCTGGAACAAGCTCAACTCCTTCATGGTCGAATACCGCAAGCAGGACGATCAGATCAAAAGCCTGATCCTGGCCGGCGATCGCGATGCGGCCCTGAAGATCTCCACCACGGAAAACCGCGCGACGGTCAACGAGATCGACAAGCTCCTGACGGAAATCGTCGAGCTTGAGGCCTCCCGTTTGAAGGACGCCAAACTTGCGGCCGGTGAGGATTACCGTCAGACCCGCCTCATCGTGCTGTCGGTCGCCGGTGGTGCTCTGCTGATCGCCGTCATCGCTGCCATCTGGATCGCCATGTCGATCAACCGCGGTCTGCGCACCGCCGTTGTCGCCGTCCAGAACATTGCCGAAGGCGACCTCACCTCGACGGCCACGATCACCACGCGTGATGAAATCGGCGAGCTTCTCGGTTACGTCAACGCCATGATCGAACGTCTGCGCGGCGTGGTCGGCGACGCACTCTCGGCCTCCGACAATGTCTCGTCGGGCAGCCAGGAACTCTCGGCAAGCTCCGAGCAGCTCTCCCAGGGTGCCACCGAACAGGCCTCCGCCGCCGAGCAGGCCTCTGCCTCGATGGAAGAAATGGCCGCCAACATCAAGCAGAACGCTGAAAACGCCGCCCAGACAGAAAAGATCGCCCGCCAGTCCTCGCGCGACGCGGAAAGCTCGGGCCAGGCCGTCAACAAGGCCGTCGGCGCGATGCGGACGATCGCTGAAAAGATCTCGATCGTTCAGGAAATCGCCCGCCAGACCGATCTGCTCGCCCTCAACGCCGCGGTGGAAGCCGCGCGTGCCGGCGAACACGGCAAGGGGTTTGCGGTCGTCGCGTCGGAAGTGCGCAAGCTGGCGGAACGCAGCCAGGCCGCTGCCGCGGAAATCTCGGCGCTCTCCGGCGATACTGTGCAGGTGGCGACCGAAGCCGGCGAGATGCTGAACCGTCTGGTGCCGGACATCCAGAAGACCGCCGAACTGGTCTCGGAAATCTCGGCCGCCTGCCGCGAGCAGGATGTTGGCGCGAGCCAGATCAACGAGGCGATCCAGCAGCTTGATCGCGTGACGCAGCAGAATGCCTCGGCGTCGGAAGAAATGTCGGCGACCTCGGAAGAACTGGCCGCGCAGGCCGAAGAACTGCAGGCTTCCATCGCCTTCTTCCGCGTCGAGCGGACCAAAGCAAGCCGCACGCCGACAAACGTTCGTCCCGCACCGATGGCCACCAAAAAGGCCTCCGCCGCGAAACCGGCAGCAGGCCCACGCGCTTCTGGCAACAGTGTTGCCGCCCAGCAGGCGCGCGTCCAGGGTTTCGCCCTTGATCTCTCCATGGGGGGACCGGACGAGGATGACGCGGCGTTCCGGCAGAGCGCCTGA
- a CDS encoding chemotaxis protein CheW has protein sequence MSEALRKLPEHLWDGREELEVLTFEIAGEMFALEAVHVQEILDLLPETPVPGAKPFVGSVINFRGKVIPLADIRLAFGMEATTTTIDSRIIVLELDIDDEPTLTGIRTDKVHEVTTLEKSHGEPPPSVGMRWRPDFIDCLVRRHGEFIIIPNLKTIFSAQSERNQQAQQG, from the coding sequence ATGAGTGAAGCACTGCGCAAGCTACCCGAACACCTCTGGGACGGTCGCGAGGAACTGGAAGTCCTCACCTTCGAGATCGCGGGAGAAATGTTCGCGCTCGAAGCGGTCCATGTCCAGGAAATCCTCGATCTCCTGCCGGAAACGCCGGTGCCCGGGGCCAAACCCTTCGTCGGCAGCGTCATCAACTTCCGCGGCAAGGTCATTCCGCTCGCCGACATCCGGCTCGCCTTCGGCATGGAGGCGACCACCACCACCATCGACAGCCGCATTATCGTGCTGGAACTCGACATCGACGACGAGCCGACGCTGACCGGCATCCGCACCGACAAGGTGCACGAGGTCACCACGCTCGAAAAATCCCACGGCGAACCGCCGCCCAGCGTCGGCATGCGCTGGAGGCCCGACTTCATCGACTGCCTCGTCCGACGACACGGCGAGTTCATCATCATTCCAAACCTCAAAACAATCTTCTCCGCTCAGAGCGAGCGCAATCAACAGGCCCAGCAGGGCTGA
- a CDS encoding chemotaxis protein CheA: MSFPDPIAVFRTEAAELLEQVESGLLDLNHDLSDKEQVDAVFRGLHTLKGSGAMFGFEALAAFTHHCETAFDQVRKGIVPATHDLVTAVLGATDHMRALIEVPGGDHDAASETLLTRLRAAVAAAGHPAGAAPQAAAATPAAPVETASSAAAGQSGQKSGIVTYKIRFSLPQNAMANGTNPIGLLDELAELGTATIRADLSRIPAIDDLIATDLYVCWEVELSTDKPRDAIDDVFIFVMDEMQLEVTVVEPQGTTAEPPAPQATPAPVAAAAPAAPVAPSTQSTSAAAVAAAPAAAPAAPAASGRGAAQADAKQQKAAENVRVPAERLDELMDRVGELVIAQSRLSQLAGVSGDLMLRAVSEDVERLSGELRDTMMVLRMVPVAQLFGRFRRLVHDLAIETGKAIELVTEGETTEVDKSVIERLADPLVHLVRNSCDHGLESADERRAAGKSPTGRIFLSARQQAGEVIITIKDDGRGINRERVRAKAESSGLIAANASLSDQDLLQLIFQPGFSTAQQVTNLSGRGVGMDVVKRTIDALRGTINVVSRPGEGSEISLAIPLTLAIIDGLLVRVGSGRYVIPLSAVEECLELSVEEDMRSRGRSFISLRDSLVPFIRLRDLFRTGTKPDPFQKVVVISTGAERVGLVVDQIIGDHQTVIKAMSKLHHDVVTFSGATILGDGGVALILDVAHLVAAGQQQEAHLRAAG, encoded by the coding sequence ATGAGTTTTCCCGATCCGATTGCCGTCTTCCGCACCGAGGCCGCCGAACTTCTGGAGCAGGTGGAATCGGGTCTCCTCGACCTCAACCATGATCTCTCCGACAAGGAGCAGGTGGATGCGGTCTTCCGGGGCCTGCATACGCTCAAAGGCTCGGGCGCCATGTTCGGCTTCGAGGCGCTGGCCGCCTTCACCCATCACTGCGAGACCGCCTTCGACCAGGTGCGCAAGGGCATCGTGCCGGCGACCCATGATCTGGTGACGGCCGTGCTCGGCGCCACCGACCACATGCGGGCGCTGATCGAGGTGCCCGGTGGCGATCATGATGCGGCAAGCGAAACACTTCTTACCAGGCTGCGCGCCGCCGTCGCCGCTGCCGGCCATCCGGCAGGCGCGGCGCCTCAGGCAGCTGCCGCCACGCCGGCTGCACCGGTCGAAACTGCTTCGAGCGCTGCCGCGGGACAATCCGGACAAAAATCCGGGATCGTCACCTACAAGATCCGCTTCAGCCTGCCGCAGAACGCCATGGCGAACGGCACCAATCCGATCGGGCTTCTGGACGAGCTGGCCGAGCTCGGGACGGCAACCATCCGGGCCGATCTCAGCCGCATTCCGGCGATCGACGACCTGATTGCCACCGATCTCTATGTGTGCTGGGAGGTGGAGCTTTCAACCGACAAGCCGCGCGATGCGATCGACGACGTGTTCATCTTCGTCATGGACGAGATGCAGCTCGAGGTGACGGTGGTCGAACCACAGGGCACGACGGCCGAGCCCCCCGCCCCGCAGGCAACGCCTGCGCCGGTTGCAGCCGCCGCACCGGCCGCTCCTGTTGCCCCGTCCACCCAGTCCACATCGGCCGCAGCGGTTGCCGCGGCACCTGCTGCAGCGCCGGCCGCGCCCGCCGCTTCTGGCCGGGGCGCCGCCCAGGCCGATGCCAAGCAGCAGAAGGCCGCCGAAAACGTCCGTGTTCCGGCCGAGCGCCTCGACGAGTTGATGGACCGCGTCGGCGAGCTGGTGATTGCCCAGTCGCGCCTCAGTCAGCTCGCCGGCGTCAGCGGCGACCTGATGCTGCGCGCGGTCTCCGAAGATGTGGAGCGCCTGTCGGGCGAGCTGCGCGACACGATGATGGTGCTGCGCATGGTGCCCGTCGCTCAGCTTTTTGGCCGCTTCCGCCGCCTCGTGCATGATCTGGCCATCGAGACCGGCAAGGCGATCGAGCTCGTCACCGAAGGCGAGACCACCGAGGTGGACAAGAGCGTCATCGAACGGCTGGCCGATCCGCTCGTCCACCTGGTGCGCAATTCCTGCGACCATGGCCTCGAAAGCGCCGACGAGCGCCGCGCGGCCGGCAAGTCGCCGACGGGCCGCATCTTCCTCTCCGCCCGCCAGCAGGCCGGCGAAGTGATCATCACCATCAAGGACGACGGCCGCGGCATCAACCGCGAGCGGGTGCGCGCCAAGGCGGAAAGTTCCGGCCTGATCGCCGCCAATGCCAGCCTCTCCGACCAGGACCTTTTGCAGCTGATCTTCCAGCCCGGCTTCTCCACCGCCCAGCAGGTGACCAATCTCTCTGGTCGTGGCGTCGGCATGGATGTCGTCAAGCGCACCATCGATGCGCTGCGCGGCACGATCAACGTCGTCTCGAGGCCCGGCGAAGGCTCGGAGATCTCGCTCGCCATCCCGCTGACGCTTGCCATCATCGACGGCCTGCTCGTGCGGGTCGGCTCCGGCCGTTACGTCATCCCGCTCTCGGCGGTGGAAGAGTGCCTCGAACTCTCCGTCGAAGAGGACATGCGCTCGCGCGGCCGCAGCTTCATCTCGCTGCGCGACAGCCTGGTGCCCTTCATCCGCCTGCGCGATCTGTTCCGGACCGGCACCAAGCCCGATCCCTTCCAGAAGGTGGTGGTGATCTCGACGGGGGCCGAACGGGTCGGCCTCGTCGTCGACCAGATCATCGGCGACCACCAGACGGTGATCAAGGCGATGTCCAAACTGCATCATGACGTGGTGACCTTCTCGGGCGCCACGATCCTCGGCGACGGCGGCGTCGCCCTGATCCTCGATGTCGCCCATTTGGTGGCGGCCGGCCAGCAACAGGAGGCGCATTTGCGCGCGGCAGGATGA
- a CDS encoding response regulator has product MSARILTVDDSASIRLTTRVALSNAGYAITEAVDGLDGLSKLKGGQYDLVVTDLNMPNMDGLTMIRELRKIPSCMGVPVIFLTTESDNELKQQAKSAGATGWLTKPFDPESLVKIVKKVLGR; this is encoded by the coding sequence ATGAGCGCCCGTATTTTGACCGTCGACGATTCCGCCAGCATCCGGCTGACCACACGCGTGGCGCTGTCGAATGCCGGTTACGCCATCACCGAGGCGGTGGATGGCCTGGATGGCCTGTCGAAGCTGAAGGGTGGCCAGTACGACCTGGTCGTGACGGACCTGAACATGCCGAACATGGACGGTCTGACGATGATCCGCGAGCTGCGCAAGATCCCGTCCTGCATGGGCGTGCCGGTGATCTTCCTGACGACGGAATCCGACAACGAGCTGAAACAGCAGGCGAAGTCCGCCGGTGCGACCGGCTGGCTGACCAAGCCGTTCGATCCGGAAAGCCTGGTCAAGATTGTCAAGAAGGTGCTTGGCCGATGA
- a CDS encoding STAS domain-containing protein, which produces MFSDPLTVRFAGPHQESLLGALVDHAHVEVSVSPDAVCDLSFLQLLEAARVYAGTAGRVVSLSRAAEGGLLDLLERSGFLSAMTPEDRRFWLHEGVTP; this is translated from the coding sequence ATGTTCAGCGATCCGTTGACGGTTCGATTTGCTGGTCCGCATCAGGAGTCACTGCTTGGTGCTTTGGTTGATCATGCGCATGTCGAGGTTTCGGTCTCGCCGGACGCGGTGTGTGATCTGAGTTTTCTGCAATTACTGGAAGCGGCCCGTGTGTATGCGGGCACGGCTGGTCGGGTTGTATCCCTGTCGCGTGCGGCGGAGGGGGGCCTTCTGGATCTTCTGGAGAGATCGGGGTTCCTGTCGGCGATGACGCCGGAGGATCGGCGCTTCTGGCTTCACGAAGGAGTAACGCCATGA